In Pseudomonas sp. PDM14, a genomic segment contains:
- a CDS encoding LysR family transcriptional regulator: MNDLRQLRHFVALADHGHFARAAEAVHLSQPALSRSIQALEAGLGCNLVDRHSRGISLTAHGRLVLEHARRLLAGSHALSNAVSQLGNLASGELRLGSGPYPAARLVPQAIGQFAQRYPQVRVELLLDNWQQLRTRLLNDELELFIADTRELHDDPQLRVEALRRHPGVLFCRPQHPLRERQMPLHPSDLHGYALAGTQLPQTVAEHLEHLGGSQGLSIQCDSFMVLKQLVSSSDVLSMAPWDVIAHDVQAGRLALLPLRGLRPLASSAYGIVSRSGHSLSPAAEQLLQILREQDRDSEIPELP, from the coding sequence ATGAACGACCTTCGCCAGCTTCGCCACTTCGTCGCCCTTGCCGACCACGGCCATTTCGCCCGCGCCGCCGAAGCCGTGCACCTCAGCCAGCCGGCACTGAGCCGCAGCATCCAGGCGCTGGAAGCCGGCCTCGGCTGCAACCTGGTCGACCGCCACAGCCGCGGCATCAGCCTCACCGCCCACGGCCGCCTGGTGCTGGAGCACGCCCGCCGCCTCCTCGCCGGCAGCCATGCGCTGAGCAACGCGGTGAGCCAGTTGGGTAACCTGGCCAGCGGCGAGCTGCGCCTGGGCAGCGGCCCCTACCCGGCGGCGCGCCTGGTGCCGCAAGCCATCGGCCAGTTCGCCCAGCGCTACCCGCAGGTGCGCGTGGAGCTACTGCTCGACAACTGGCAGCAGCTGCGCACACGGCTGCTGAATGACGAGCTGGAGCTGTTCATCGCCGATACCCGCGAGCTGCACGATGACCCGCAGCTGCGGGTGGAAGCCCTGCGCCGTCACCCCGGCGTGCTGTTCTGCCGACCGCAGCATCCCTTGCGCGAACGGCAGATGCCGCTGCACCCCAGCGACCTGCATGGCTATGCCCTGGCCGGCACGCAACTGCCGCAGACGGTGGCCGAACACCTCGAACACCTCGGTGGCAGCCAGGGCCTGAGCATCCAGTGCGACAGCTTCATGGTGCTCAAGCAACTGGTGTCGAGCAGCGACGTGCTGAGCATGGCGCCCTGGGACGTGATCGCCCACGACGTGCAGGCCGGGCGCCTGGCGCTGCTGCCCTTGCGCGGGCTGCGGCCGCTGGCCAGCTCGGCCTACGGCATCGTCAGCCGCAGCGGGCACAGCCTGTCACCAGCCGCGGAACAGCTGCTGCAGATCCTCCGCGAGCAGGACCGCGACAGCGAAATCCCCGAGCTGCCGTAG